tttttgttaGCGTAAAAATGAGCATTTTGGGCtcatttatgaataaaaattttaagtgttttggaTGTCTCAGTTCTAATGTATAATCTGAAATAGTGATAAATCTAAATCACATAAGCTTAAGCTCACTGAGGTCCTCAAGGATTTAAGAGACCAAAGAAGTCCGAACACCAAATGTTTGAACACCCCTTGTTCACCCAAATGTTTGAATATAGTAGAGTACTATATTCCAAATGGAAATGAGGAAAGGGTGCCTGGGTATCATGGCTCAATCTGCCTATAATCATGAAGTACTTGATTTGAATATTAAAtgtctttaaacttttttttttttttttttgcggggcctctcactgctgtggcctctcccgttgcggagcacaggctccggacgcgcaggctcagcggccatggctcacgggcccagccgctccgtggcacgtgggatcttcccggactggggcacgaacccatgtcccctgcatcggcagacggactctcaaccactgcgccaccagggaagccccagtctttaaacatttttaaagcgaAAGCAGATTGCAGTTGGGGTTCACTCCTGTGGCCTGGGGAGACTCCAAGGCCTTCAACAGCAGCATCTTCTTGCCCCTCTTTACAGGTATTCTTGTTAAGCAGGTGGGAAAGAAAAGTGAGGGGaaatggggcttccttggtggcgcagtggttaagaatccacctgccaatgcaggggacacaggtttgagccctggtccgggaagagcccatgtgccgtggagcagctgagcccgtgcgccacaactactgaggctgtgctctagagcccgcgagccacaagtactgaagcccgcacacctagagcccatgctccgcaacaagagaagccactgcagtgagacgccctcgcaccgcaacaaagagtagcccccgctcgccgcaactcaagaaagcccccgcacagcaacgaagacccaacgcagccataaataaataaaggaaggaagaaaggagggaagaagggaaggctgGTGGCAAAGCTAAGCACTCCCATCTGTTGTGAACCATGTCATTCTTTTGGGGGtgagatgaagaaagagaaaggattaCTGTCTGTTGTTAAGACACAACAAAATTATGACTGAAGAGGACAGTGCCTAAAGAATGTCCTTGGAACTGCTAGTTCTTACTCAGAAGAATAACTACTAGCCTGACTTACAAGGAGCCCTGGCTTGCAGGAACAGCAGGGCAATTAGCTGGTAGTGCTCCCTGGGCAAAGCATCAACACTCAGCCTTATTATAAGGAAGTATCCAGGcttggaagagaaaggaaattaaggTTTATACTCATACTGGATTGCTCCCTCTAAATTAGCATATTACTGGCAAATATAGGTATTTGATAAAATAATCTGTTCCAAATATTTAATGGCTGAAGGTGGAAGAGGAAGATACTTATCTTTAGGAGACTTGGAGGTATCTGGTTGttgcttttctaaaaaaatttgaGGACCGGTTGGAAGGAGATGGTTAATTGCAATAATAAACATGGTTGAAGTGAAACCTGTTGCTTGAAGGAGAAGATCTTCAGACCAAGGGAGATAACACACGAGATGGAAGTGTATAATCTAGAAGGTCCAGTAttctataaacatttgttgaatggtATCTCCTCTAAGGCAAATAGATGAAAAGGGAGTCCATTATCTAGAGACCTCATAAAACTGTCAGCGAGTACTGCATACCTCTTCCTCATGCTAGGGCCTTTACAGTTGTAGGTGAGTTATCTGTAGGGGCATTTTCAAGTAGAACCACATTGCTCTGAGGCCCCCACAGAAAAAACAGGTTTAGCTCAGAGTCTTAGAAAGAGAATATCACCAATGCCAGAATTATAGTAAACACTAATGGTTGCCAATTTACGTTTAGGGTCAAAACTTTTTTCATAAATAGTATTCATTGTTTACAAAGACATATTGATGTTATTTCAGTGCTGCTATTAAGTAATTTTTGAAAGTACTTTAAGATGATGACAGAATGGTCTCAGATGCCACCATCTACATGTTGTAAGGAAGTCTAGATCATGATGCAAACGACAACCTGACCCACAGAAGTGTTGTGATTGACTTGCACAGTATTATAAAGGTGGGAAATTTTGCAGAGAAATCTGGTTTTCCATCTCctcttagaagaagaaaaatacaacctGTCAAAGGTGGACCTGCATTCTAGTGTGACAGTAATCAGCTGGATCTGACTCattacattcacacacacacaaattgtatACCTCTGCTTGGCTGGTCTCCACCACTCCTTATTGACTGCACACAGCCTACCttatttgatttctctctctAGCTCCACTGATGGTTGAGTTAGAAACCCTTGACCTGGCCAGCTGTTTCATACAGAATATCTTAGGGGATCCCTCTTACCAGTGCCAGCTACCCAAGATGCAGTATTGTGTATTCAAGTGTTGCTAAGAGAGTgaattttaagcattttcttcacaggaaaaaaaaaatataacagtgaggtgatggatgtgaactaaacttactgtggtaatcatttcacaatgcatGCATGTATCGGATCATtaggttgtacaccttaaattaaTGCAGTGTTAAAtgtcaagtatatctcaataaaaccggAAAAAAAATTTGGCTCCAGGGTCCACTAAAAGTCATATGTAAGCATCTCAATTTTATTTCCAGGGTGCAGTCTGCTATTACCAATGTTGTCTGtgaatgttttattctttcccaCTAACTTATGCAAAGAAATAGTCAAGTGCCCAGTCAATCCTCATGATCTTTAAAGACACTTAAAAgcttaaagatgttaaaatgcactaccttggtttcatttctttgggggTATGTGTAGCAAATGTCTTGGTATTTGAAAGTTGTAGTAGCTGTTTTGTTCCAGGTGTTTTTGACATTCTGTAGCTGTAATAGCAGTGTAGATATGCTGATCTCAGAAAATGTAATTTGCGTTCTTAGACATGTTATCCCTTTTTTGAGAGTTAACAAAATGCTCTTGACCTAAAGAGTAATTAATAGCAGAGATTTTAGCTTCCTGTTACTTAATTGGAAGAATCTTAGTAATTTTGACAGAATTGGACAGTTGTGTTGTTTTCCACAGTACTATTTGGCTCACAAAGATAGCTCCAAAGAAGTCATGTCTTTGTATATTCTCAGCCTCTTGTATAAAAGTTTTGATTCAGCTGCTAAAATTGCTTGTTACATTTCATAAATTGCTGATGACAGTGTGTCTCAAACTTCCATTGTTATTCTGTGTATAAAGTTGTACTCTATTTACTTGACATTTGATTAAGTTAAATGGTGTATTTGTTGCAACAATGACATGtaataacatatttttctttttttaaaaaatagatttggaCTGAGCAACAAATTTGAATCAGAATTCCCTTCTTCATTAACTGGAAAAGTGAGTGTCAATTATTTAGGTATTATTTGTATGCCTCAAAACTAAAGTCTTTTCCtaacaaattagaaaaatttatGCTAATGAGACATGTTTATTGACATTAATACTGCAGTgttgttatttcttaaaatttttctttaggtAGCTCCTGAAGAATTTAAAGCCAGCATCAACAGAGTTAACAGTTGTCTTAAGAAGAACCTTCCTGTTAATGTACGTTGGCTACTTTGTGGCTGCCTTTGTTGCTGCTGCACACTAGGCTGCAGTATGTGGCCAGTTATTTGCCTCAGTAAAAGAGTAagttgaattatatattttaatttaaatatagaagTTGACAAGCCAAATCTTGCATTtacctagtttttattttttttattgaatgcgTCACACTATTCTGAATACTATACAGAAATAATTTGATCCAATAGAGGAGTGATTAAGTTATGTCCACATGCTGTTAAATAGCAatctgaaaattataatttttatgacatAGGACATTACGTTAGGGTAGAATATAGCGTTCTCTATGTATACATTCATGGTGGTAATTGAAAATTTGGGTTCAGGTCTGCCACTTATCTCTGACCTTCTAGGCATGTTTCctaacctatttatttatttgtttgtttgtttatttattgctgcattgggtctttgttgctgtgtgcaggctttctctagtcgtggtgagcgggggctactctttgttgcgaagctcgggcttctcattgtggtggctttctcttgttgcagagcatgggctctaggcaggcaggcttcagtagttgtggcacgcgggctctagagcgcaggctcagtagttgtggcgcacgggctctagagcgcaggctcagtagttgtggcgcacgggcttagttgctctgtggcatgcgggattttcccggaccagggctcaaacccacgtcccctgcattggcaggtggattcttaaccactgtgccaccaggaaagtcccttccTAACCTCTTTAAACTGTAGTTGACATATTtgtaaaatggcaatatttaCCTCCCTACTTGAATAGGACTGTtgtaaggataaaataaaatagtgtttgTAAAACTTTTAGTTGAATAGCTCAGAGCAAGAGTCTAATATATGTTGATTAATAGCATTATTACTGAAATGTAAGATAGTACccatggaagaaataaaatggtaatagtgcttatttttatttggtgAAATTATGgggaattctgttttctttttttattgaaagaaaatttttttgttattttacaagTTTCCTGTGATGAGTACATAATAATCCtgtaatctgaaaaaatgatCTAAAGTGTAATAATTTTGACtgcttataataaaaaatttccaaGATGTGGGTAGAGATAAGGCAAATTAGTATAGATTGAATGtgttatatttttgttaaaaagctttaaaaaattgtgtaattaaatgtataaaaatgaaataccatTACATTGAAATTGTATAGTTTTGTGTGGCTACATTTCATTTTGTCATCAAATGATAGGaaatatggaaaagcaaattttatttgtccttttttgttttacataataagatatatatttctactggaaaaatatttaactagTGCATTTTATTAATAGGAAGTAGATATTGCCTTCATAATAAAATTACTAttgtaatatttacttttttatattccaagaatatcttcccccccccccccatagttCTCACCAGATCATCTTCCTACCatagattaaaaggaaaaaaaaatatggttgtACCTGCATCCACAGTTGAATTTGTAGCTCTTATAGTTTAgagcctctcactccctcctacTGTTTGGGCATTTCCATTGTATAAGTGACTGCTATATCTTACTTGGTTGGCCATTTGCTGTTATTTAACCCAAGGAATCAGAGAGTTTTATTACTGTAGAAACCTTTGTGacctagttatttttatttttttgaggttttgagattctgttttttactttttaaatgagtaaacaaGACATTGCAATGTGCACACAGTGTAGGATTTAGAAACCAAAAGTAAACTTCCTACCCTTCTCCATGAATTCTTAGTAAGAAGATCATATTTCAGATGCTTTCATTAAATTCCTTCTTATTTGAGACATAAGGTAGATTGACTTTTTAGGTTATTTCAGTCTGTAGTTTCAGAAAGTACACTTCATTCAACTGTGTATTATTACGTTTAAGGTCTTTCTTGTatttatatgatttaattttttatggaCTCTACTGTCCAGTGGGCATAAAAAATTTGACTACTGCTTAAAAAACTGTTCATTTCCCTGTCGAGGGTTTAAACTATTATATAATTGGAGAGAGGGACTCTTCATGCATGTATGAAGAGTATTAGAGGCCCTGAAAAAAGGGGTGCTTTGTAAGATGGGGGCAGGATGATTTGGAGCAGggatttttaaccttttatttatcATAGACCCCTTTGATAGTCTGAGGAAGCCTATGAACCCTTtcttagaataatgttttatttgtgtttgGAAAGGTTTAATGTATCTTAAATGTGTTTTCAAATACATTGGATTATTGAGGAAACCAATTACATAGTTATCAAAATACTGAAACCTCTCAAAtgtgtgctttataaatatttattaatgcatGCAAAATAAAATAGCAGGGGACTCATGGTAGTATGATGTTATAGGAAAAATCTGTGATTTCTATGAGTGATAAATATACAGGTCCTATTTAAACTACCACAGTTAGTTGCATGCATTCATAGCCTAAGGAAATATACTACATTTCAGTTAGAGGTtagtgaaattaaagatgaatttTTGTTCTGTCCACTTTCACAGACTGCTGGAATTCTATCTAGGTATTCCATGTTAAGAACCCTTGATTTAGAGGTACTAGtataaataaaagctaaaaccCAGCCTGATTGCCAGCCTCTGAACCCCTCTGAACCTCTGCTTTGTCCTCGTTTGTGATGTGGAATCGTCTTATACGGTTAGAATTGTCTCACTCTAAGGCAAATCAGGACCAAAGGCATACTCCATATGCAGCTTAGCGTTTTCACCTTCCTAACATTACTTAATAGTTTGAATAACTAGATTTCTGCCTTGTCTTTGAAACCCATCCCCAAATGAGTGATCCTTTTTATGACCTGGCCATGTTCCAGAGACCTGGTTTTTAATCTGTCCTATCGTTATTATTTTTAGGTCTTCCAAAttgccttttccttttaattttttttaaaatttatttattttttggctgcgttgggtcttcgttgccgtgtttaggctttctctagttgcggcgagtgggggctcctcttcgttgtggtgcacggacttctcattgcggtggcttctcttgttgcagagcatgggctctaagtgtgtgggctcagtagttgtggctcgcgggctctatagtgtaggctcagtagttgtagtgcacgggcttagtttctctggggcatgtgggatcttcctggaccagggcttgaacctgtgtcccctgcactggcaggcagattctcaaccactgtgccaccagggaagtctgccttttccttttaaaaaaattaccttagcctatttttgaaaattatttaatatacagtaaaattttctctttttgatgtacagttctatgatttttgacaaatggatAGAGTTGTGTAACTActgccacaatcaagatacatTACAGTTCTTTCACTTCAAAAAacttcctttttctgtcccacTGCAGTCACACCCTCTTCGGTTTTTAAACCCTGGCAACACTGATCTGTTCTCTATCCCTATGGTTCTGCCTTTTCTAGAATATTGTATGAATGGAAGTATGCAGCGTATATAGCCACttgaatctggcttctttcattcaggtAGTGCATTTTAGAGTCAtctattttgtttcatgtatcaatagtttattcttttttattgctgagtagcattctattgtatggatgtatcacaatttgtttatccattcaccaattgAAGGAcatcccttgtcagatatataacttgcaaatatatttttgcaGTCTGtaattgtcttttcattctcttaatgtctTTGGCAGagcaaaagtattttattttgcttaagtccaatttgttaattttaaaaaaattgattgtgcatttggtgtcatatctaagaattctttgcctaAATTAGGGTCACAACATTTTTCTCCTGTGATCTCTTCTGCATTTTACTTTTAGGTCTATCACCCATTTTGAGTCAGTATTTGTACAGGTGTGAGTAGATCAAAGTTCATTTTTTGCATATGACTTCAAGTTTTCCAGGgtgatttgttgaaaagactatcctttttcCATTAAATTGCCATTGTATGGGTACATTGTCAAAAGTCAATCAACCATATatatgtggatctatttctgtactctgttctgttctattgACTTGTGTCCATCTTGATTTCAATACCATGTGatcttatttataatattttatagctgtatagtatatagtatatatatatgctatagtGCTGTAGTACctactataaaactataaagtaCTATATACAAGatacatctatatatatgtatatatagtatctagtgtgtgtgtatatatatatatacatatatatgtgtgtgtgtgtgtgtgtgtgtgtatatatatatatagtttagtaCCTTATACCTTCATAGTAAGTGTGGAATCAGGTAGGGCAAGTCTTCcaaacttcattcttctttttcaggattgttttggctattctaatttctttcatttttcatatatgttttaGAATCAGGTTGTTGTGTCTAAAAAAATATGCTGGGATTTTGATGGATTGAAATTATAGATCAATATGGAGAAAATAGACATCTTAACAACAAGTCTTCTAAACCATTAATGTGGCATAcctctctatttatttaggtcttctttgatttctttttcatcagtattttgtaatttttttgcatAGCATACAGAtcatgcacatattttgttagctTTATATGTACttatttctttggttttggtgctattaatggtatttttaaatttttgatttccagttgttcattgctagtacataaaaaatacaattgatttttgtatattgacattGTGTCCTGTGATCTTATTATATTACAGGAATGtttttgtacattctatgggattttctacatagataactatgttgttttatttcttgatttctaatctgtataccttttatttctttctctcttttttcactgAGTAGGAtttccagtaaaatgttgaataggagtgatgagagtggactcCTTTAGgcctgattttctctatttttctgttttcaatttcactgctttttgctcttatttttattatttcttcttcttgctttggatttaatttatttatttctaactgCACTGACTAGAATCTCCAGAAAAACACTGATTAGAAGCAGTGAGAACATAtgtccttgtcttgctcctgatatTAGGGGGAATGCATTCTCACTTTCATCATTCCATATCATATTAATGACAGGGTtttgtagatgtcctttatcatcTGAGTAAGTTTTATTCTACTagtttgtggagagtttttatcaggaatAGATGGTGGATTTTGTCAGATACCTTTTCTGCTTCTTTAGAGTGGTTATATGGTTTTTCGTTTTTAGTTTAGAAATATGTGGAATTGATTGGATTTTtggatgttaaaccaaccttgcattcctggaatgaaccTCACttggtctatttttcttttaatatttttgttggaTTTGATAGACTATAAGTTTGTTTAGAAGTCTTAtatctgtgttcatgagggatattttTCTGTAGTCTTTTCTCGTAATGTCTGATTTTGGCATTGGGGTAGTGATAGCCTcacaaaatgagttgggaagtattccctcctctttagTTTTCTGGATGAGTTTGTGCagaatatgcattattttttccttaaattttaggAGCACTCATCAAGGTTCCTCTGTGTTGTAATGTGTATcaattctccattcttttttatggttgaataatatcccattatgCATATATATCACAGTTTGTGCTTAACTTCTCGAGGAACCAGAGCAGTGTTTAGTCTAGGGCTGAGCACTAGTGAGGCAAGACCTTCCTGGTTACTTTACTCAGTAGCTTGTTAATTGTGATGTTCTCTAGTATGGCTCATGGAAAGAGGCTTTGTGCTGGATATTTGTCAGTTTGGGATACTCTTCCTGTAATCCTTTCTAGTAGTTCTTTGCTCTACCTTTGGTAGTTTCCTTACCCATGTGTGCTGCTCAGCACTCACCTTGATACTCAGTAGAGACTATCTGCAGATCTTTGGAGTTCTTTGCAGCACTTTCCTCTCTGGTACTCTGTTCTGTGGCTTCTagctgccttggtttcctcagatTCTCAGCTCAGTCTCCTTAACTCGGAGTTGCCGGCTTTGTCTGGGCTCTCCCTCCATTCACTGtggcctggaagctctctgacATCAGTAATCATGGGAAAGCATAGGGCCTTTCTCATTTGTCTCTGTCTCCCAGGAATTCTGGTCTTTCCTTGTCTGTTGTCCATTGTCTTGAAAACAGTTTCATATGCTTTGAGGGgtattttgggtttttgtttgtttgttttggtggttTCAGGCCAGAGGGTAAATCTGGTGCCTATTGCTGCATCGTTGCTGAAAATGAAAGTTTGAATGTCCTCTTTCTATAGAAGTGTTTTGACAAATAACTACTGTGCTGCGGATTGAAAGATTTATATTAACGCTATACTCAAAGAGCATGTAGTCTATTTGGAGAATTGGCTAGATGAGTGCAGAGATAGTTTAAGTTTGTAAGTACTTGTCATGTTTTTCATGAGGTAGCTCTAATaacaaaagacaataaatatATGTCCTTAGGGTCTAGAAATATGAGGTAGCCACCTGCAATCACAAAATATGTTTGAAGTCTTGTGTTACATCTCAGACACTCATCTGAATTTTACATTCTATTACataacatatatttgttttaatagaaaatgtttaaaatgactTATTGAATAAAGTTGATACTCTTAGAATATAAGCATATGTGTCTTATGAAATTGCTGGTTTTAGCTACCACTTCTTTATGCTGCTAGTATGCCATTCTCTGGAAGTtacttattcattaattcaattaatatttcTAAAGCTGCACTGTGGACTTGGTACTGTTTAAGCTGCTGTTTAGATACTGTTTAGAGGTTATATGTTTCCTCTTGTAGACTTAAAAAGTAGACAGAAAGCAATGAGGTAATTACAGATAGTGATAAGTGCTTGGAAGACAATAAAGCAGAAAACCTCAGCCTTTTGCTGTTCTTTGTAAGAGCTTGAGGAGCTTACAAGCAAATAAAATGCTTCAGCTTCATTAAATAGATCTTATGGCCTTTACTTTGCAAAAGCTTATTTTCATTGATACTTGTGATTATACTTTGCTTTTTGATTGTGCCTTAATTGTAATATTATAGTTTTGAAAATTGATGTCTAAGTAAGTGAACTCTTTatgacttgtttttctttcagcctGGCTTATTTATTGAGGAAACAAGTTTCATAATTTTACTGTACGTTGTGttacagtattttttgttttagcttGTTTTCCATCCTAAAGTAACTATTAGTTTCAGTCTTCTAagattttgcatatatatataaaatatcccaCATTTAGTGGTTTTATAGACTTTGTTTATATATGCTCTCAACCATTATCCTTTCTGACTGAAGAACTCTTAAGTTTTAGAATGTTTATacaccaatttcttttttttttttttttttttttccgcagtacgcgggcctctcactgttgtggcctttcccgttgcggagtacaggctccggacgcacaggctcagcggccatggctcacgggcccagccgctccgcagcatgtgggatcttcccagaccgggacacgaacccgcgtcccctgtatcggcaggcggactctcaaccactgcggcaccagggaagccctatacaccAATTTCTTAATCTAATGAGTTGTCTTACCTCCTTTTCTTAGTGCTTTAATCTGTCTCTTACATATGATGACCAAAATTGTGTGGCTTTCTAAAAGTGCTCTCTGTATGGATTTGTTGTAAATAGTGTATATTTCCATTCcctttatacttttatttgtatGTTGTCCTGTATCAGGGAATCATTTCTTTAGGAATAGGGAAATAGGCTGCAACATGTGGTAGCTGAGACCTGCACTTTGGTGCTAGAGGAACTGGTTTGGAAAGTGGTACTTACTCAGAATGACTGATCAGTTCactctctctaaacctcagttctTACCTCTCTAAGATGGCGTTAATCTCTTCTTTGcagtgttgttttaaaaattagagcaaGTGCATGTAGGGTACTTAGTATAGCATTTTGGCTATAGTGTGTGCTTAGTTAATGGCAGTTGCtattaatatcattttattattcttcccAGTGTCTGTCTTGCTAACTACTATATCCCCAGTGCCTCTCACAGTGCCTCTCGTCTACTTTatgttcaataagtatttgctgaatgaatgtacCTTTTGGCTTTTGAAATTTGTGAGTAGTAAGAACGTAACATTTCAGAAGATATAGTCCTCACTATTCAAAATAATATTCCTAAGTAAATAAAAGCATCTTGTCTTTTAgagtaaataacattttttttttttctgcaggagCAGTGTGATAAAGTATAAACAATAGTAAATTAGTGTTTGAAGCTGAGTGACTTTGAGAGAGTCGCTTAAAACCTCTCTGAGACTGGACTTTCACCACCATCccccccacatcttctttttcttttaatctcagaAGAAGAGAGGCTGACTGATCTCTCTAGGTACTCTCCAGCCCTAAAAATCTATAATCCT
This DNA window, taken from Delphinus delphis chromosome 5, mDelDel1.2, whole genome shotgun sequence, encodes the following:
- the CHIC2 gene encoding cysteine-rich hydrophobic domain-containing protein 2 isoform X1 is translated as MADFDEIYEEEEDEERALEEQLLKYSPDPVVVRGSGHVTVFGLSNKFESEFPSSLTGKVAPEEFKASINRVNSCLKKNLPVNVRWLLCGCLCCCCTLGCSMWPVICLSKRYAGLSLLWPFPLRSTGSGRTGSAAMAHGPSRSAACGIFPDRDTNPRPLYRQADSQPLRHQTRRSIEKLLEWENNRLYHKLCLHWRLSKRKCETNNMMEYVILIEFLPKTPIFRPD
- the CHIC2 gene encoding cysteine-rich hydrophobic domain-containing protein 2 isoform X2, with translation MADFDEIYEEEEDEERALEEQLLKYSPDPVVVRGSGHVTVFGLSNKFESEFPSSLTGKVAPEEFKASINRVNSCLKKNLPVNVRWLLCGCLCCCCTLGCSMWPVICLSKRYAGLSLLWPFPLRSTGSGRTGSAAMAHGPSRSAACGIFPDRDTNPRPLYRQADSQPLRHQTRRSIEKLLEWENNRLYHKLCLHWRLSKRKCETNNMMEYIKSQN